TTTTTGAATAGTTGATTATGAGTAAGTGATTTCTTTCCCGATTTTGAAATATTATCAATGTACCTGTCTTGTATCTGCTATTTTTTGTTTTTTTTATTTTCGGATATCACGAATCTGCTACGGGAAAGGTTGGACAAAGATAATATTAATTTTGGAATCTAATTCAGAGTTGTTGAATTCATTCTATTTTAAGTAATATTAAGCAAAAGAGGAATTATTAAAGAATTCTTTTTCCTTAAAAGTTCTAAACACATCCAATAGGGGGAGTCTGGCTGGACCATAAGCAGAACTTTCTTCGTGGAGGTTATGATTACGTTTCATAATGGAAAAAACTATTTATGTATCCGTCACATAAATCTTAATTTATAAATATTCTGCAATTCCTCCACAATGCGGTTCCAACAACTTTTCATTTGGTTACTCCGATTACTGTACTCATAATTCGATTTGGGGGTTTTGTTGGTCCCTTGCAATTTCGGAAATAGAAACACAAATCCTTGATAGCATGTCTTTCCCGTTTTTTCTGTTTTACTTGCTATCATGACAATTAAGGTCAGCCTAGCTATCTTATGGACACCATTTTCAATTCTTTTCCCAAAAGATAGTATTTTGGATTATTATGTTTTTAAACTCTCATTGATTAACTATACTATATTAAAGTTTGATAAAACGATAGTGTAAAATTTTAGTAGGTGTTTTAAGATATCACTTGCCATTAAGTCAGCAAAAAAGGTAGACTTACCTCATAGAATAAAACAATAGAAAAAGAAGAAACATTCTTTTTCTAAAAGGAGGTAAATCTACCTAATGAAAGACTTATCTTTAACTATTACATTACCGTCTCTACAAGTGACTATAGCAGAAGACGAGCTGGATTTCCAGCACCTTGAAAAATTTGTTTTTCACCTAGCTAAAATTATAGGCCAGCACATTCTAACTAGCATATTACAGTTCCTTGACAATCAGTTAAGAAACCAAAGGCAAAGAGGCAAACTTTCCAACTGTGGAAAGCGCAATAAATACCTGTTGACCCTTCTGGGTAATATCAGCTACCAGAAGCATCTCTACCGGGATCAAGAAGGCCATTACCGTTATCTATTGGATGAAACCCTTGGCTTAAACCCCAATCAGCGTATGAGTACCCATTACCAGAAGATCACTGGCCTGTTCTCCTTTATTGCCGGCAGCTACCGTAATGCCCAAAGGTTTCTGGAGTACTGTTACGGGGATTCAGTCAGTTTTGAATGTATCCGCCAGCAGGTACAATCTCAGGGTAGTAAGATTCAACAACTAGAAGAATACGCCTTTGACCAAAATTTAGATAAAGCCCTCAAATCAACCTCTACCCCAGTTCAATCAGATCCCATCTATCTGGAGGTAGACGGTACCATGATTCACCTGCAAAAACAGAAGAAGAAAAAGGCAGAATTAAAACTGGCTATCATCCACAGGGGAAAAGAAAAACGTTATCTCACAGGAAAATCTCCTGCCAAAAAGCTCAAAGATAAATTAGCCTATGCCGGTCTTGGCCCGGGCAATGAATTTATGGCCCAGGTGAGCCTACTTGCCCAAGACAAATACCAGGTGTATGACCATAACCTCATCTTAGTCGGAGCAGATGGTGCTACCTGGATCAAAGAAGGAGCCCAGGATTATTTCCCTAATTGTATCTATCAGCTATGTCCCTTTCACCTAAAACGGAAACTAATCCAGACACTCTCCTATAACCGTAAAACAAAATCTGAGATCAATTCACTCTTACAAGAAGGCAATATTCCAGAGGCACTTCTGTTATTGGAAGAAGAAAAAACTAAGAATCCTCAGAAAGAAGATGAATTAAATCAACTATCAACCTATCTCACCAACAACTCTGAGGGAATCAATGCTGTAGATCGTCTGAAAGAGAAAGGATTACCTGTTGATACCATGGGTGCCATTGAGGGCAATATCGACAAGATCCTTACCAATCGCTTCAAGAAAAGGGGGATGAGCTGGAGCCCTTCCGGAGCACTGAACCTAGCCAAAATAGGACAATGGATCATCAATGATGACTGGGATGACTTCTGGCCTATCAAAGAGGAGGAGCTGACCTTAAAACAAATCAACCCCCAAGAAGAAGTTCACCTGCCCAAAGAGGATAAATATGATAGACAGTATTCTCTTCCGGTATTGGTAGGTCCCCACCAGGATAGGAGCTGGGTGAAACAATTAAAGGAGCTAATTAGTATTGGTTAATTAAAAAAAATAATAAGAATATAGGAGTGTACTATTAGAATGTATTACTATTATTATTCTCGTTTTGCTGTTAGAGATGACTTATCATCACATACACTTTAAGTTAATTTAATTTCCATAATTTTTGAGGTAAGGAAAAGTACCCACAAGTTGTTGACACAAACTGATAAAACAGCAAATTTGCTTGACATTTAAAAATTTGTTATTCTTTAATAGCAGCAAGTGATGAGGAATTTCCTCCGATCATTACCCTCATTAAAATAAATCCCAATTCCCTAAAAAGTAAACTGTAAAAATAATGTTAAATAAAACTATGAACAAAAAACAATATTTATATTCAAACTTATTTGCCTGGGGTTTGGTTCTATTCCTAATAACAAACCATATTTTTGGCTGGACAATTCCTACTGAAGATCCTCCAGGAGGGAATATAACACCCAGTTTTAGTCAATGGACAACCTCTGGTTCTAATATTTATTATAATGCCGGCAACGTCGGTATTGGAACCACGAATCCAGGAGCAAAACTGGAGATCGCAGGTCAGTTAAAGATGACGGGTGGTACGCCAGGAGTGGACAAAGTTTTAATTTCAGACGCCTCAGGATTAGCTTCTTGGGGGACTGTCGATGGAGGTGCTTGTGTATTGAGCGGAAACGATATCATCTGCAGTGGAATTCCAACTGGCAGCAATGGTTCATTATCCATAACTTACAATGGGGTGACCTGCCCAATCTGGAAAGATTGCGATGGTGATGGAAAAACCTATGGTAATGGCGATTGTGATGAATCATGTTCTACCTGCTATGTTGGATCTACGAGTTATACCACCAGCCCCGATGATAAGGATCAGGATTGTGATGGTGTTCTTAATAACGGTGATTTTGCGGAGTACTATCTATTTACTACTACAGAGACATACACTGGGTATTTAGGTTACCGATCGGGTGCTGATTCAAAATGTAACTCTGCGGCAAGTAAACCAGCCGATTGTTCTGGAAACGCTTATGCTTTCATTGGTACTTCTGCATCATACGAGATACGTGATATGCCTAGTTTTAGAAGTATAAGGACTGATCTTGCCTGGAAGTTTAAACAAGGAAGCAGTACAGCTGTTGCCGCTGCTAACAACTGGGCTGATTTACTGGATGGAAGCGTGAGTAATACACCGAGCAGTGGAGGTCTGAGTACGGGGTACTGGACATTTTCGTCTTCCAATGGAGCATGGATTTCCGCTTCCTCTTGTGCCGGTGCCGGTACATCAAGCGAGTCATCTAACGGAGAGTATGGTAGTAACAATGTCACCACTTCCGGTTGGCTACAGTCAAGCACAGCCACATGTAATACCTATCACCCCATTATTTGTTTTTGTGCCGGGCCAATCTCGGTGTACCGTTAGTCAGGGCGTTCGTGCTTATACAGAAAAATAACTTTTACTATTGATGAAGAAAAAGCCTTGCCTAATTCTCGATCTCTGATAGGAAATTAACAAGTTTTCTTGTTTTAAAAGCTTGGAGATAGTAATTTTAAGAGAAGTTTTTTATTAATTATTTAATTCAGTTTATTTTTTAATATAAGCTATAGAAAAATGATTTTATTTACACTATAGTCGGAATAGTATATCTAAACATCAGAGTAATTTAAAAATTGATGTTCACAAA
This sequence is a window from Atribacterota bacterium. Protein-coding genes within it:
- a CDS encoding ISLre2 family transposase, producing MKDLSLTITLPSLQVTIAEDELDFQHLEKFVFHLAKIIGQHILTSILQFLDNQLRNQRQRGKLSNCGKRNKYLLTLLGNISYQKHLYRDQEGHYRYLLDETLGLNPNQRMSTHYQKITGLFSFIAGSYRNAQRFLEYCYGDSVSFECIRQQVQSQGSKIQQLEEYAFDQNLDKALKSTSTPVQSDPIYLEVDGTMIHLQKQKKKKAELKLAIIHRGKEKRYLTGKSPAKKLKDKLAYAGLGPGNEFMAQVSLLAQDKYQVYDHNLILVGADGATWIKEGAQDYFPNCIYQLCPFHLKRKLIQTLSYNRKTKSEINSLLQEGNIPEALLLLEEEKTKNPQKEDELNQLSTYLTNNSEGINAVDRLKEKGLPVDTMGAIEGNIDKILTNRFKKRGMSWSPSGALNLAKIGQWIINDDWDDFWPIKEEELTLKQINPQEEVHLPKEDKYDRQYSLPVLVGPHQDRSWVKQLKELISIG